The sequence CAATTCACTGACAGCAGTGCAGGCAACAACCTTGTGTCCCACCCGTCTTAGGGCAGCACCGAGTACGGAACCGACTCGTCCGGTTCCGATTACCGCAACATTAAGTCGCGCAGGTGTTTGGGTCCAGGGCGATTCGCTCCCGGCCGATGGATTGACCACAAGACAAGCCTATCTGTCAGTGGCAACCATTGTTGTGGCACGATTAACCACATGGAAATTAGGCAGCGAATTGGATTTTCGCCAGCAGATGCAGTTCGAAGTGACTCAGTCCTAAATCTTCCTAGTTATTCGCCAGTTACTCACGGAATGTGCCAGCTAGATCTCATACACAGCAACGGCAGGATTATCTCTGCAGATCCAGTCCTGGGATCCATGCACCGGGGAGCGGAGAAGTTATTCGAGTCACGAGATTATCGCCAAGTATTGGGGCTGGCTAATCGACATGAGTGGCTGAGTGCATTTTCTGGCGAAGTAGGAATAGCCCAACTAATCGAACGTGAACTAGGAATAGATGTGCCAATCCATGCCCGATGGTTACGCACACTGATTTTGGAAGTCAGCCGAATAACTTCCCATGCCGCCTTCCTGGCTGGCTTTCCTTGGTTGGAAGAAGAATTGACCTTAAACATCAGGCTGATGCGTGAACGATTCGTGAATCACATTCGGTTGTTTACCGGAAGTCGAATGCATCCCATGCTCACCCAGATCGGTGGCATAACTCACGCTCCCACTGCAAAGTGGCTAATGGAACTGGATGGTTTGGTTCGAGATTCGATAGTTGTGACTGAATCATTTGAAGAAGGAATCGCATCTAAGCTTAGGCAATACCAATCTGTCGGTGTCCTTAGCCAACCTGCGGTAGTTGATTGTGCCGTAAGTGGTCCAGCGGCGCGAGCCAGCGGACTGGCAATAGATCAACGAAATTTGGCAACGGATTTGCTCTACCCTAAGTTGCAAACTTTTAGATCTACAACCAGAAGTTCGGGCGACATTTCAGCTCGATTACTTCAATTACTTGATGAGGTAAAAATTGCTTGTGAAGTCGTTAGTGAATGTGTTGGTGAATGCTTGAGTCACATTGGCTATGAAGTCAATGTATTGATTCCAAAAGTGCTAAGAGTTCCTGAAGGCGAGTACGAGCACAGTATTGAGACTCCACTGGGCATTGCTTCCTGGTTTCTAGTTTCTCGTGGCGACAAATACCCCTACCGGCTTAAATTGCGACCAGCTAGTTTGCATACAGTTCTAGCTCTGCCAGAGGTTTTGCGCGGACAATCAATAGACATGTTAGAACCAATTGTTGCTTCCATGCCCTTTATTGCCGGAGATGTGGACCGATAAGTTCTATCGTTTCAAGGCCAGTTCGGCCAGATTAGCTAACCGATGCATTAGCTCTTCAATTAGTTTTTGCGAGGCATCCAACCGATCGCGCAAATCCTTAATTTCATCTCGCATAATCATTAATTCGAGTGAATGATCTGGCGGTGAGTTTTGCACCGAGGCTTCAGGCTGCGGCTCGGTGTCAGTTGGTGTAAAAACTCGTGCTTGTTCAAATTGGATAAATGGCTGTTCGCTAGGTGCAACACTTTCAGATGCGGGCGGTTCATTCTCGAGATCGACAATGGGTTGCTGAACAACTTTTGGAACTACTGGTGGAGTGCTTTG comes from Actinomycetota bacterium and encodes:
- a CDS encoding NADH-quinone oxidoreductase subunit D yields the protein MEIRQRIGFSPADAVRSDSVLNLPSYSPVTHGMCQLDLIHSNGRIISADPVLGSMHRGAEKLFESRDYRQVLGLANRHEWLSAFSGEVGIAQLIERELGIDVPIHARWLRTLILEVSRITSHAAFLAGFPWLEEELTLNIRLMRERFVNHIRLFTGSRMHPMLTQIGGITHAPTAKWLMELDGLVRDSIVVTESFEEGIASKLRQYQSVGVLSQPAVVDCAVSGPAARASGLAIDQRNLATDLLYPKLQTFRSTTRSSGDISARLLQLLDEVKIACEVVSECVGECLSHIGYEVNVLIPKVLRVPEGEYEHSIETPLGIASWFLVSRGDKYPYRLKLRPASLHTVLALPEVLRGQSIDMLEPIVASMPFIAGDVDR